A window from Saprospiraceae bacterium encodes these proteins:
- a CDS encoding PD40 domain-containing protein: MKKLIISLILIISVFTENYGQYFGRNKPRYRTFDFKVVETPHYKIHHYMKNPEMVGYLAKVSEQWYDNHKKIFGKDILFKNPIIFYNNHAEFQQTNTIGGDIGIGTGGVTEALKNRVVMPVTFSLQSTHHVLVHELVHAFQFNNILNGDSTAMQNLANTPLWMIEGMAEYFSIGKKDPFTAMWMRDAIINKNLPEISKMNNFKYFPYRYGHSLLAFLGGYFGDDKLNRMFESTAKYGLELGFIDAFGMDTKTISTMWHAALNTQYKPVLAERKEKPRGKKLISEENAGRMNLSPALSPNGKYVIFLSEKDVFNTDLYLADATKGKILNKVTSLSQSGDLDYINALESSGAWSPNGKDFAFIGIKKGKNVLVIKDADTGKTLRTINVPNLDAFVNPVYHPNGKEVVVTGMMEGQPDLYVIKLQSQKATRLTNDIYSENMASFSSDGSKLIFSYDKNSIVNGRYKGKYTYDIAEMDYPGGTIKIYDFFNGVDNINPVFDHQDNFYFVSDRDGMRNLYKYDRSGAKVYQMTDLLTGISGISGISPAIRASSKRTGYFILTILIANTRYMKHHLMSC; encoded by the coding sequence ATGAAAAAGTTAATTATTTCATTAATTCTGATCATTTCAGTTTTTACTGAAAATTACGGACAATATTTTGGAAGGAACAAGCCAAGGTACAGAACTTTCGACTTCAAAGTAGTGGAAACGCCTCATTACAAAATTCACCATTACATGAAAAATCCGGAAATGGTGGGTTACCTTGCCAAAGTATCTGAACAATGGTATGACAATCACAAAAAAATATTCGGCAAAGATATACTCTTTAAAAATCCCATCATTTTTTATAATAATCATGCGGAATTTCAGCAGACAAATACCATAGGTGGTGATATAGGTATAGGTACTGGAGGTGTTACTGAAGCACTAAAAAACAGAGTAGTGATGCCGGTCACATTTTCTCTGCAGTCTACACATCATGTCTTGGTTCACGAGTTGGTTCATGCCTTCCAGTTCAACAATATACTCAATGGTGATTCCACTGCTATGCAAAATCTGGCCAATACTCCTCTTTGGATGATAGAAGGTATGGCTGAATACTTTTCTATAGGCAAAAAAGATCCTTTTACAGCTATGTGGATGCGGGATGCCATCATCAACAAAAACCTGCCGGAAATCAGTAAAATGAATAATTTTAAGTACTTCCCTTACAGGTATGGACACTCGCTACTGGCATTTTTGGGAGGATATTTTGGAGATGACAAGCTCAACAGAATGTTTGAAAGTACAGCAAAATATGGATTGGAGCTTGGATTTATTGATGCATTCGGGATGGACACAAAAACTATCAGCACCATGTGGCATGCTGCTCTTAATACACAATATAAACCTGTTCTGGCTGAACGTAAAGAAAAGCCGCGAGGCAAAAAACTCATTTCTGAAGAAAATGCCGGGAGAATGAATTTGTCTCCGGCATTGAGCCCAAATGGAAAGTATGTTATATTCCTGTCAGAAAAAGATGTTTTTAATACCGACCTTTATCTCGCTGATGCCACAAAGGGCAAGATTTTGAACAAAGTCACCAGTTTGTCTCAATCCGGGGACCTCGACTACATCAATGCGCTTGAGTCATCAGGAGCCTGGTCGCCCAATGGTAAGGATTTTGCCTTCATAGGCATCAAAAAAGGAAAAAATGTATTGGTCATAAAGGATGCAGATACCGGCAAAACTTTAAGAACCATCAATGTGCCCAATCTTGATGCCTTTGTCAATCCTGTATACCATCCCAATGGCAAAGAAGTCGTAGTCACCGGGATGATGGAAGGTCAGCCTGATCTGTATGTCATCAAACTTCAATCTCAGAAAGCTACCAGACTTACCAACGATATTTATAGTGAGAATATGGCTAGTTTTTCTTCTGATGGAAGTAAACTCATATTCAGTTATGATAAAAATAGTATCGTCAACGGCAGATACAAAGGTAAGTATACATATGACATTGCCGAAATGGATTATCCGGGCGGAACCATTAAGATATATGATTTCTTCAACGGTGTAGACAATATTAATCCTGTCTTTGATCATCAGGACAATTTCTATTTTGTAAGTGACCGGGATGGAATGCGCAATCTGTACAAATATGACAGGTCAGGTGCCAAAGTGTATCAAATGACGGATCTTCTGACAGGTATCAGTGGTATCAGTGGTATATCACCAGCCATCAGAGCCAGTTCAAAAAGGACAGGGTACTTTATACTCACTATTTTGATAGCAAATACACGATATATGAAGCATCATCTGATGAGCTGTTGA